Proteins from a genomic interval of Aureimonas sp. AU20:
- a CDS encoding class I SAM-dependent methyltransferase, translating to MSGQGVHEAAREGYSRAAETYARGRPGYPEALGGWLSQRIAPGERVLDLGAGTGKFTGLLLATGASVVAAEPVAAMREGFAAAHPGVPVIDAVADALPFEDAAFSAVCCAQSFHWFATRSALAEIRRVLRPGGSLILIWNMRDESVPWLHQLGDIMRRLAGDTPRHESGAWRALFPAKGFGPLAETQLRNKQVGPPERVVVDRCLSVSYVAALPAEEQEAVAGRLRRLLVETPETAGQDEITVPYVTSAYQARAI from the coding sequence GTGAGCGGACAAGGAGTCCACGAGGCGGCGCGCGAGGGCTATTCGCGCGCCGCCGAGACCTATGCCAGGGGCCGACCGGGCTATCCCGAGGCGCTTGGCGGCTGGCTGTCGCAGCGCATCGCGCCGGGCGAGCGAGTGCTCGATCTCGGCGCCGGCACGGGCAAGTTCACCGGGCTTCTTCTCGCCACCGGGGCGAGCGTGGTGGCGGCCGAGCCGGTGGCCGCCATGCGCGAGGGGTTTGCCGCCGCCCATCCCGGCGTGCCGGTGATCGATGCGGTGGCCGACGCCCTGCCCTTCGAGGACGCGGCCTTTTCGGCCGTGTGCTGCGCCCAGTCCTTTCATTGGTTCGCGACGCGCAGCGCCTTGGCCGAGATCCGGCGCGTGCTGCGGCCCGGCGGCTCGCTCATCCTCATCTGGAACATGCGCGACGAGAGCGTGCCCTGGCTGCACCAATTGGGCGACATCATGCGGAGGCTGGCCGGCGACACGCCGCGCCACGAAAGTGGCGCGTGGCGAGCGCTCTTCCCAGCCAAGGGTTTCGGCCCGCTGGCGGAAACGCAACTGCGCAACAAGCAGGTCGGCCCGCCCGAGCGCGTGGTGGTCGATCGTTGCCTGTCGGTCAGCTATGTCGCCGCCCTGCCCGCCGAGGAGCAGGAGGCGGTGGCGGGCCGTCTGCGCCGCCTTCTGGTCGAGACGCCGGAAACGGCGGGGCAGGACGAGATCACCGTTCCCTATGTGACGAGCGCTTATCAGGCGCGAGCGATCTGA
- a CDS encoding HAD family hydrolase yields MTASAAPALPAAVIFDMDGLLFDSEILSRDAFLSASSEIGRAASEADFLVMVGRPWTINRVYLQDFFGEALDIEAFGAVWRRHYVAGKATLALKAGVVEFLDHLDALKIPRAICTSSVHEDVAFNLALHGLAHRFDAVIASGDYTKGKPAPDPFLRAAEVLGVDPSECLALEDSHNGVRAAAAAGMRTVMVPDLLPATDEIRALCRLVAADLHEVRTHLTP; encoded by the coding sequence GTGACCGCAAGTGCCGCTCCCGCTCTGCCCGCTGCCGTGATCTTCGACATGGACGGGCTGCTGTTCGACTCGGAGATCCTCAGCCGCGACGCCTTTCTTTCCGCGTCCAGCGAGATCGGACGGGCGGCGAGCGAGGCGGATTTCCTCGTCATGGTCGGCCGGCCCTGGACGATCAACCGTGTCTATCTCCAAGACTTCTTCGGCGAGGCGCTGGATATCGAGGCCTTCGGCGCGGTCTGGCGCCGGCACTATGTCGCTGGAAAAGCAACGCTGGCGCTGAAGGCAGGGGTGGTGGAGTTTCTCGACCATCTCGACGCCTTGAAGATCCCGCGCGCCATCTGCACCTCGTCCGTCCACGAGGACGTCGCCTTCAATCTGGCGCTGCACGGGTTGGCGCATCGCTTCGACGCGGTGATCGCGAGCGGCGACTATACCAAGGGCAAGCCGGCGCCCGACCCGTTCCTGCGCGCGGCAGAAGTTCTCGGCGTCGATCCCAGTGAGTGTCTGGCGCTGGAAGACTCGCACAATGGCGTGCGCGCGGCGGCGGCGGCCGGAATGCGAACGGTCATGGTGCCCGATCTCCTGCCGGCCACCGACGAAATCCGCGCCCTTTGCCGGCTCGTCGCCGCCGACCTGCACGAGGTCCGCACGCATCTCACGCCCTGA
- a CDS encoding glucose/quinate/shikimate family membrane-bound PQQ-dependent dehydrogenase: MPGRSPPPALLVLSILLAVFGLALLAGGAWLLLKGGSAYYLVASVLFLVTAILLYRRKPEALAVYALLVLGTLIWALYEVGFDWWPLAARGDVVFVLGAVLLLPFVTRELGRRSVADALDGRAFTPPSALRGTGAMLSGSLVVAVAVAITSWFVDLHRIEGELPGVRTRISADASGIPAGEWHAYGRTQAGQRWSPLADITPANVSNLEEAWQFHTGDLPQPGDPVETTFQVTPLKIGERLYLCTPHQSVIALNATTGAEVWRYDPRIQGALALQHLTCRGLAYQPPGSANSAQAAAQPAPTNVAENPNAPAGTASELAAQGGLTAPQERGASGASSEGAPTQQNAGSADPGLPVAAANAETAVCDAKLFMPTADARLIALDPETGHVCSNFGGGDGQIDLWNRMPNVNPGSYYSTSPPVVADNLVIVGGTVLDNVSTAEASGVIRAFDTTTGDLVWNWDSGNPTDTAPIGEGGTYTPNSPNSWSIMSADPALGMVYVPLGNQPPDQWGANRSENVERYSSSVVALDIRTGQVRWHFQTVHHDLWDYDVPSQASLIDLPINGETVPTLVQPTKQGEVFVLDRRTGTPVLPVREKPAPGGAVAPDHTAPTQPVSQVSFDPKPLRERDMWGATMFDQLFCRIAFHSYRYDGRFTPPSLEGSIIYPGNFGVFNWGSVAVDPQRGVLFGTPAHLAFLSTLVPRPQDRTLVVNKEKPEGALPALNENFGAPYAVKLRPFTSVLGLPCQAPPWGNVAGVDLTTGEVAWMHKNGTVRDAAPVPMIPFRMGVPNLGGPVMTAGGVAFLSGTLDQYVRGYDVTTGAELWRSRLPAGGQATPMTYRGADGRQYVLVVAGGHGSLGTKRGDSVIAYALPKAQ; encoded by the coding sequence CGTCACCGCCATTCTTCTCTACCGGCGCAAGCCGGAAGCGCTGGCGGTCTATGCGCTGCTGGTTCTCGGCACGCTGATCTGGGCGCTCTACGAAGTCGGCTTCGACTGGTGGCCCTTGGCGGCGCGCGGCGATGTCGTGTTCGTGCTCGGCGCCGTGCTGCTCCTGCCCTTCGTGACGCGCGAGCTCGGCCGACGCAGCGTGGCGGACGCGCTGGACGGGCGGGCCTTTACGCCCCCTTCGGCCCTTCGCGGCACCGGCGCCATGCTGAGCGGCTCGCTGGTCGTGGCGGTCGCCGTGGCCATCACGTCCTGGTTCGTGGATCTGCACCGGATCGAGGGCGAGTTGCCGGGCGTGCGCACCCGCATCTCTGCCGACGCCTCGGGCATTCCGGCGGGCGAATGGCACGCCTATGGGCGCACGCAGGCCGGCCAGCGCTGGTCGCCGCTCGCCGACATCACGCCGGCCAACGTGTCGAACCTGGAAGAAGCCTGGCAATTCCACACCGGCGACCTGCCGCAGCCCGGCGACCCCGTCGAGACCACGTTCCAGGTGACGCCGCTGAAGATCGGCGAGCGCCTCTACCTCTGCACGCCGCACCAGAGCGTCATCGCGCTCAATGCGACGACCGGCGCCGAGGTCTGGCGCTATGACCCGCGCATCCAGGGTGCGCTGGCGCTCCAACACCTGACCTGCCGCGGCCTCGCCTACCAGCCGCCCGGCTCCGCCAACAGCGCTCAAGCCGCCGCGCAGCCGGCCCCGACCAACGTCGCCGAAAACCCGAACGCCCCTGCCGGTACGGCCTCCGAACTCGCCGCACAAGGCGGACTGACCGCGCCGCAGGAACGCGGCGCAAGCGGCGCTTCGAGCGAAGGCGCGCCCACCCAGCAGAACGCCGGCTCGGCCGATCCCGGCCTGCCGGTGGCGGCCGCCAATGCCGAGACGGCCGTCTGCGACGCCAAGCTCTTCATGCCGACGGCGGACGCGCGCCTCATCGCGCTCGATCCTGAGACCGGCCATGTCTGCTCGAATTTCGGCGGCGGTGACGGGCAGATCGATCTTTGGAACCGGATGCCCAACGTCAATCCGGGCTCCTACTATTCCACCTCGCCCCCGGTCGTGGCCGACAATCTCGTGATCGTCGGCGGCACGGTTCTGGACAATGTCTCGACCGCTGAGGCTTCCGGCGTCATCCGCGCCTTCGACACCACGACCGGCGATCTCGTCTGGAACTGGGATTCGGGCAATCCGACCGACACGGCGCCGATCGGCGAAGGCGGGACCTACACGCCGAACTCGCCCAATTCCTGGTCGATCATGAGCGCGGACCCCGCGCTCGGCATGGTCTACGTGCCGCTCGGCAACCAGCCGCCGGACCAGTGGGGCGCCAACCGCTCGGAGAATGTGGAGCGCTATTCCTCCTCGGTCGTCGCGCTGGACATCCGCACGGGTCAGGTCCGCTGGCACTTCCAGACCGTGCATCACGATCTCTGGGACTATGACGTGCCCTCGCAGGCTAGCCTGATCGATCTGCCGATCAACGGCGAGACCGTGCCCACTCTGGTTCAGCCGACCAAGCAGGGCGAGGTCTTCGTGCTCGACCGGCGCACCGGCACGCCCGTTCTGCCCGTTCGCGAGAAGCCAGCGCCCGGCGGGGCCGTCGCGCCCGACCACACGGCGCCGACGCAGCCGGTCTCGCAGGTCAGCTTCGATCCCAAGCCGCTGCGCGAGCGCGACATGTGGGGCGCGACCATGTTCGACCAGCTCTTCTGCCGCATCGCCTTCCATTCCTATCGCTATGACGGGCGCTTCACGCCGCCCTCGCTGGAAGGCTCGATCATCTATCCCGGCAATTTCGGCGTCTTCAACTGGGGCTCCGTGGCGGTCGATCCGCAGCGCGGCGTCCTGTTCGGCACGCCGGCCCATCTCGCCTTCCTGTCCACCCTCGTGCCGCGCCCGCAGGACCGGACGCTGGTGGTGAACAAGGAAAAGCCGGAAGGCGCCCTGCCGGCCCTGAACGAGAATTTCGGCGCGCCCTATGCCGTGAAGCTTCGGCCCTTCACCTCCGTGCTCGGCCTGCCCTGCCAGGCGCCGCCTTGGGGCAATGTCGCGGGCGTCGATCTGACCACCGGCGAAGTCGCCTGGATGCACAAGAACGGCACCGTGCGCGACGCCGCGCCCGTGCCCATGATCCCCTTCCGCATGGGCGTGCCCAATCTCGGCGGCCCGGTGATGACGGCAGGCGGCGTCGCCTTCCTGTCCGGCACGCTGGACCAGTATGTGCGCGGATACGACGTGACGACCGGCGCGGAACTCTGGCGCTCGCGCCTGCCGGCCGGCGGTCAGGCGACGCCCATGACCTATCGCGGTGCCGACGGGCGGCAGTATGTGCTGGTGGTGGCCGGCGGCCACGGCTCGCTCGGCACCAAGCGGGGGGACAGCGTGATCGCCTACGCGCTGCCGAAGGCGCAGTGA